Genomic DNA from Gimesia aquarii:
TGTCAGATGGCGAGCAGCCGAACTCGCGGCGGAAGGTGTCAGTGAAATGGCTGTGGCTGGAGAATCCGAGGTCAAGCGCCAGCGCGGTTAGATCACTAGCGCCGGCGGCAAGCTGTTCAAGTGAAGTGCGGAGGCGTAGGCAAATAAGGTAGCGATGGACAGGCATCCCGGTACGTCGCCGAAACACACGTGTGAGATGGAAAGGCGATGCATTCACTGCGCGAGCGACATCGTCGAGAATAACGCGTTCTCCAATACGGCTTGCGACGTAGGATTTAGCCGCCTCGGCCAGATCGATATGATCCGCATCCGTACGCGGTCGATGCCGTTTCTTCGGCAACCCGGTGCGTTGGAATGCAGCGTTGAGCACGTCAGTAATGAGAAGCATTGCTTTCTCATCGACCCAGAGCGAGTCTGGCGGATAGGATTGAACAGACTCAAGGACCGTCACCAGTTCACGATGCTGGTAGAAAGTCCGTGAATCGCATGGGCCTGTGACAAACGGGAACGGCCGATCGGGGTGATCGCTGATCGAGGGATCGAGTTCGTGGATCATGTCGTTGAGAACATGCGGCGAGACCGAAAAGATAGTTCCACGATCACCACAGTCGGCCGGATGGCTTACGCGATAGGTCGATCCTTTTGAGAAGAACGTCGCTTGATTGACATCGCTAGCGACAATACGCTTTCCCACATGTTTGCAGAACACACCGTGGCGCATGAGAACAATTTTGTTATCGCTGGAATGCTCTTCTTCCGCTGGTCCACCTCGACAGGCACTGCAGCGATAGTCGCTCAAGCTGACGATGGAACTGTTGTAGAGTGATTTGTATTCAAGCATACTTCTAACCGCTCATCCTTGACCAACGCTCAGATAGAAAATAACCACAATGATCTTCTACGAAATTCATGTTCCTCTTTCAGATATTTGGGGCCACTAGCTAGGAAGCAATTAGGCGTTCTGAGCCAGCTTCTCAAGCAGCAGTTGGCATTGCTCAGGCGCCGTCGTTTCAGGACCAATTGTTAGGTGAGCAACCGAAGCGTTGGCAGTGGTGAGGCTTGCGACGTAGGATTTGGCCGCCTCGGCCAGGTCAATATGATCCGCATCCGTAAGTGGTCGATGTCGCTTCTTCGACAATCCCTTGCTACAAAATACGTCCATGACACTTTCGATCACGTCCGATTCGTTAAATGATTATTACAATGGCATCACGAGATCCTCCAAAATTGGCTTAAACGCAAGTATACGCCGTATTGACTAATCCGTCAAAAAATGACAATATATTTATCAAGAACCAAATGATACTTTTGTAAGAGGTAATTCTCTTCCACGTCAGCACTAACGACTTCGCATACTCTGACTCTAAGTCGTTACTAACGTCGCCCTCTAGTCACTTAAAAATCTGAGTCACTCGTGCCCGACGGATACCAGAGTGTTGGTCGTCGAAAGAAGTTCGACCTATAATCTTCGTCTATGAACATAAAATCAAATGACCATCGACAAACAAAATCAACAATGAAACTTCGGGCCACTTTGTGGCTTTTATTGTTGATTTCAACGCCTGCTGTCTGTCCAGTGGCCGACGCGTCCCCGCCGATTCGACAGACATCAACATCATGGCAGTTGGATCTTCCCGATCACCCCGTTTCGCGACGTATCAGTCTACGCAGTGAATTCAAGGGTAAGCAAACCTTCGGAACGCTAATCGGTCCTGGATGTATTTGTCGCATCTGGGTAACGGGAAATTTCATCAGTCGAAAGGACATTTTGCGAATTTACTTCGATGGCGAAACAATCCCGTCTGTCGAAGCACCTCTGCCCGATTTTTTTGGCTTAATGCATAACTTGACTCAACCGGGAAAGAACTACCAGATCAATACTCCCTTCCTCTCGGTTAAGCCGAAACTGGGGATGACGTGTTATCTTCCGATGCCCTTTGCCAAGGGGGCACGTATTGAGGTCGAATCACCTGAGGGAAGCATCGTCTACATGATGGTCGATTGGCATGATTATCCAAGTCAGCAACTGAAGGAAAAGATGCGATTTCGTGCCCGTTGGCGACGAGAATCTCCGGTTGCGGATTTTGCAGACGACTTCATAATGCTGGATGCAGCCGGACCGGGAAGGTTAATCGGATTTGTTTACGCCGTCGATATGCTGGAAAGCCGACACAAGATGCGCTGGAGCCATGGTGGAGCAGACAACATCTACATTGATGGTCTTGGCGACCAGCCTTCGTTTCTACGTGGCATTGGCGGTGAAGATACTTTTGGCGCCTCTCATGGAGGCGCCGATTATGTGCCGCAGACATTTCTCTATTCGGACATGCCTTACTACATTCAAAAAGATGCCAAAGGCGACCGGCAAAAACTGGTGGGTTATCGTTTTTTCGCCAAAGACGAAGTTCACTTTAACAAATCGTTACATATCCGCTTTGGTGCACGAGCGCATGACATTTCATCAACTGCGTATTGGTATTCTGAAAAGCCGGTAAGGCCGTATTTCAAGATGCCGCCGATAAAGCAGCGCTTACCGCAGACAAAAATTCTCCGCGGCGAATATGATCTTCCGTTACCTGACTGTGGTTCGTGGTGGTTAGCAGGACCTTTTACGAAGGTAGAATCTCTACCAATGCGTGATGGCAAGTTTGATCCTAAAAGATCGTTTCTTGATCGTGCCTGGAAAAAGCGCGACTCAATCCGGGGATTCGTTGAGTTCAATCACGTTTTGCGTCCCAAGGCGTCCAATGCAAATTCTCCCACGTTAGACGGATGGGCTGTTGCATATTGCAAATTGGAGGCTCAGTCGGAAATGACCGCGGAACTCCGTTTGGCATGGGACGACCATTTGATCCTCAAGCTAAACGACGATCCCTCTGTCGATCTTGGATCACAGCCCTACATTCGTGCAAGAACTCTGAAAGTGAAACTACTAAAAGGGACTAATAAGTTACAGGTCTGGCTGAGCAATCAAGTAGGTGTGACGCGCGGCGCCTGGAACTTTGCGTTTCGTGCTACTGCACCCAATGGCAGGATCATTCTACCCAGGTCTGAGTAAGTAGACCACACTGTCGAATGCAATCAATTTTACAAAGCATTACCCTTTCACGACTTCTGGAATGGGTTCGAATGCGAGTCGTTACAAAGCGTATTTTATAACGGCAGCTTTGCGTAGCGCATACTAACAATCGTTATCCTCTGGTTACCAAAAACGTCGGACCAGAAATCGTTAGAAGTTTGTTTGTTTATCTGTGACGATGTCCGCTATAATAAAAGAACTTAGATGTCATTTATTATCGATCATGCAAAGAACAATCAATGAAATATTTTTATACAATGTTATTCGTGCTTTGTGGTATGTCTGTATGCGATGCGGATGATGTGCTAACGAAGCCCCAGTCTGCTGTCGATTTTGCTCATGAAGTGATGCCTGTGCTACAGAAGCATTGCGCGAAATGCCATACGGGTGACCAGAAAAAGGGCGGCCTGTCGATGAATACGCGGGCCGAACTGCTGGCCGGAGGAGAGTCTGGTAAAGTGGTAGTCCCGGGCGATGCGGCAAAGAGCCATATGATCGAATTGCTTGAATCGTCCGACGATTCCGTCTGGATGCCCCCGGAAGGGCCCCGTGTTTCGGCAAAGGAGATCGCAACTCTGAAAAAATGGGTCGACCAAGGCGCGCCTTGGGACACTGACATTACGATGGGCAAGTCTGCCTGGGAACCGCCGTTGAAACCCCGTCTTGTTACCCTGCCCCCACCACAAAACGGCCGTAACCATCCGATTGATCGGCTGCTGGATGCCGATCTCACTCAGCGAGGACAATCGCCTCCTCAAGCGGTTTCGGACGCCGCCTTTCTTCGTCGTGCCACTCTCGACGCCATTGGTCTGTTGCCGACGCCGGAAGAATTGCAGGCGTTCGTCGCGGACAAATCAAACCATAAACGCGAACAGTGGATTGATCAACTGCTGGCGAACGACATCGCTTATGCCGATCACTGGTTGACGACCTGGAACGACCTTTTACGCAACGATTATACAGGAACCGGCTTTATCACCGGTGGGCGCAAGCAGATCACTCCGTGGCTCTACGCTGCGTTGCGCGAGAACAAGCCTTATGATGTGTTCGTGCGCGAACTGATTTCGCCGACGACCGAATCGGCTGGCTTTATCGACGGGATCAAGTGGCGCGGCGATGTGAACGCAAGCCAGACGCGCGAGATCCAGTTCGCCCAGAATGTCTCGCAGGTTTTTCTTGGTATCAACATGAAGTGCGCCAGTTGCCACGACAGTTTCATTGATCGTTGGACTTTATCGGAGGCCTACAACTTAGCCGCGATTTATTCTGATCATCCCCTTGAACTCAATCACTGCGATAAGCCGACAGGTAAGATGGCCACGCCAAAATGGATCTTCCCCGAGTTGGGAGATGTCAATTCGAAAGCTCCCAAAACTAAACGACTCCAGCAGTTGGCTGTGCTGATGACTCATTCCGACAACGGGCGATTCACCCGGACGCTGGTCAATCGAATTTGGGCGCAGCTCATGGGGCGTGGTATCGTACATCCAGTCGACGCGATGCACACGCGGCCCTGGAATGAAGACTTGTTAGATTATCTTGCGGTGCAGTTTGCGAAGGATGGTTATGATTTGAGGAAGTTCATCCGCTTCATTATGACATCACAGGCTTACCAGTCGCAAGCCGTGATTCTGGAAAAAGAGCCGGGCGAAGATTATGTTTACGCGGGACCCATTGCCAAACGAATGACCGCTGAACAACTACTGGACTCGATCTGGCAGATAACGGGAGGAAATCCTGCCGTCGCGGAAGCCAAGGTGGATCGCTCAGAGAAATCGGAAGTAGAAAATTCGAAGTCCCCATCGGAAATATTAATACCCACACCGATTACCGCTTACTGGATTTGGCACAGCGGCGAAGTGGGCAAGAAATCACTGCTACGAAAGAAGTTTAAGCTCAACGCGGCTTCGACCGGTGCGAAATTGATGGCGACATGTGATAACGCCTTTGTCATGAAAATCAATGGCGCGAAAGTAGCCACCTCTCGAAGCTGGAAGAAGCCGGTCTATCTCGACATCACACAACATCTGCAGGTGGGTGAGAACCTGATTGAAGTCGATGCGGAGATGTTCGGAGGCGCTGCGGGATTTATTTGTCAGATTGCATATTTAGATGGCGTTGATCAAAAAGAAATTACGAGCAACAAATCCTGGGAAGCGCGTTCTCCATCCGGAAAATGGGCCGCGGCAGAAGAACTCAATCTGCACGGCAAGCCCCCCTGGGGCACTGTTCTGGATCCCAAAGTGAATGCAGGTCCGCCGTCTCTTCCTGCTTCCCCTGTTCGAGCGGCTTTAGTAAAGAATAATTTTCTGATGCGCTCGTTGGGTAGACCACATCGTGATCAAGTAGTGACAACCAGGCCTGGCGAGTTGACCACCTTGCAGGCAATTGACCTCTCGAATGGAGATATCCTGGCCGAGTACCTCCAAAATGGTGCAAAACATCTTGTTGGCAAAGACATAAGTAGTGAGGAATTGATCGTTCTGCTTTTTCGATATGCCCTCTCACGTGAACCCTCAACAGCGGAGCGAACCGTTCTAGCTGAAGTTGTCGGAGATGGCCGCGATCCTATCGCTGTTGAAGACCTTCTGTGGATCGTCTTCATGAAACCTGAATTTCAAATGATTCGTTAGTTCAAAGTCGATAATCTTATGATGACACTTGAAGAAAAAATTTCCCGTCGTGACCTGCTCAAAAAACTCAGCGCGGCATCTCTTGGTGCATTGACGATGGGAGCCCCTCGCGCCTGGGCCAATACCGAAGCGGTCAAACAACCGCACGCAAAGGCCGATTCCTGCATTCTCATCTGGCTCGCAGGAGGCATGGCTGCCCCTGACACGTTTGATCCGAAACGCTATCTGCCTTTTGAAAAAGGGCTCGAAGTAGAAAAAATTCTGAGCACATTCCCGGCGATTGATACCGCAGTCGACAATATCAAAATTACAAAAGGCATGGAGCAGATCGCAAAAGTTATGGATCGAGGCACACTGATCCGCTCTGCAGTGCAGCCGGACCTTGGTCACATTCTGCATTCCCGCCACCAGTATCATTGGCACACCGGATATGTTCCGCCTCTCACAGTAGCTGCTCCGCACATCGGGGCCTGGATGGCGAAGGTGCTTGGGCCGAAAAATCCGGTTGTCCCGCCATTCATTAATATTGGCCAGCGGCTTGAAGGCGTTGGGGAAAAGGAAGAGCTCAAAGCCTTCACCACTGCCGGCTTCTTTGGAACGGAATACGGCCCGATGAACCTACCCTACCCGAAAGACGCTGTTCGCTCTGTCCAACCACCAAAGGGGATGGAGCCCGGAAGGTTCGCCAATCGTTACCGGCATTATCGTCAGTTGATCGACAAAAACCCAAACCGTGAATGGATGAGCGATTACCAGCAGGAATCGATGCTGCGTTCGATGGAAGCGGCACATCGTCTGTTACAGTCGAAGGAAAAGCATGCCTTCGACCTGACTCTTGAGCCAAAGGAGTCTCGAGAGATTTACGACACAGGACGGTTTGGACGGGGTTGTCTTCTGGCACGCCGTCTGGTTGAGTCAGGCGCTCGATTTGTCGAAGTGACCACCGAATACATCCCCTTTATCCATTGGGATACGCACGAAAATGGTCACACCACTGTGAAACGTCTCAAGCAGGAGATCGATCGACCGATCGCGCAGCTTGTTCTCGATCTCGAAGTAAAAGGGCTACTTGACCGGACTCTTGTCATCATTGCCAGCGAGTTCAGCCGTGACATGATGATCGAAGGGGTTCCCGGTTCGAATGCGAAAGATCAGTCACGCGCCAAGACCGAGAAACTTGCAGAGATGAAGCACTATGGTTTGCACCGTCATTTCACTGGTGGCACAAGCGTCGCCCTGTTTGGTGGCGGCGTCAAAAAGGGCTTTCTCTACGGTAAGACGGCCGATGAGCGGCCTCTGCTTGCGATCGAAAACCCAGTCTCCGTTGAAGACTTACATGCTACGATCTTCACCGCGATGGGTATTAGTCCGAAAACAGCTTACGACGTCGAGAAACGGCCCTTCTTTGCGACAAAGGACGGACACGGCAAACCAGTGACAGAAATATTCGCCTGAGATGTATCCAATAATAGAATTAAGTAAGCGATGATGAATCGATTCTGTCTTATTTTTCTAAGCCTGTTCAGTATCACGGTGGCGACCGCCGCAGAACCCGTAATTACAGAAGGCAACAAGTCTCTGCCACTGCCGGGTGAGTCCTTCAAGCTCAATGGTCACAACGCCTTTGTTATTCTGCCACCGAATACAGACGCCAACATTCCATGGATTTGGTACGCTCCCACCCTTAGCGGACTACCGGCCAAATCCGAGGTTTGGATGTTCAAACAATTTCTCGCGAAAGGCATTGCCATCGCGGGCATCGACGTTGGCGAATCTTTTGGCAGTCCACAGGGGCGAAAGATCTACACAACCTTCTTTGATTATCTAGTAAAGAAACGCGGCTTTCGCAAGAAGCCATGCCTGCTGGCACGCAGCCGCGGCGGATTGATGCTTTATAGCTGGGCGGTTGAGCATCCGCAATCCGTGAGCGGAATCGCTGGTATTTATCCGGTCTGTAACATTAAGAGTTATCCCGGCATCGCGCGTGCCGCTGGCGCTTATGGGTTAACCCCCACACAATTCAAACTGGAATTGTCAAAACATAATCCAATCGATCGGCTAAAATCACTGGCCAAGGCCAGAGTACCCCTGTTTCATATTCATGGTGATAATGACAAGGTTGTGCCTTTGGAAGCAAACTCCGCAGAACTGGCCAGTCGTTACAAGGACTTTGGTGGTCCCGTTGAAATTGAAGTGGTCGCGGGGCAGGGACACAATATGTGGAAAGGCTGGTTTGAATCCCAAAGACTTACCGACTTCGCGACAGCTTGCGCGCTTGGGCAACCCCTGGAAAAACGTAAAGCGGCAGCCCGCTTAGAGCGCTGATCAACACAGTGACCACATACAACTCGCCGCATCGCTTATGCCACCTCCAGTTCTTTGAGTAAAAAAAGGAATACGAGCAAGGCAAACAAGATTGCGCAAGCTGCGGACGTGGCATGGACTATTAGAAAGGATTGCCAGCCATTCCAAGGCTGAAACCCTTCGCTGACCTTGTGTTTCATGAACGATGTCTGCAGAATCTCAACGATCCAGACACGGCTAATCGTATGAAGCAATCACGAGCAGGCGATCAGTCCAATAAAAGTGACCAGAAGTTGTATCACGATTCTTGAAAAAAATCTTTTCGTTGAGTGTGTATTCATTCACTGGCTTTACTTAACGCGCTTGAATCTTTGATCCGTCCATCCTCCATCTCGATGATTCGGTCTGCAATATCCAGTACTCGGGAATCGTGTGTCACCATGAGAATTGGAACTCCACGCTCTCGTGCGAGTTTCTTCAACAGATCGACGATACTCCTACCAGATTTGCTATCTAATGCGGCAGTTGGTTCGTCTGCCAGGATCAAAGAAGGATTGCCAACTAGCGCACGAGCAATCGCGACGCGTTGTCTTTGCCCCCCGGACAGGCCAGAGGGTTCGTGCCTCATGCGATCGCTTAAGCCAACGACAGCCAAAGCCTCGGCAGACCTGGAAACGATCTCGTTTGACGACACAAGTCCCTGCATTTCCAGCATCAATTCGACATTCTGTGCTGCCGTCAGAAAGGGGAGTAAATTGTGCTGTTGAAAAATGAATCCAATCTGCTTGCGTAGTGAAACCAGTTCTGACTCTGTCGCTTGATGCAACGAATGGTCTAGAACGGTTAACTCTCCCTCCTGAACTTGTCGTAGGCCGCCAATCAGGGTCAATAGTGTCGTTTTGCCGCTGCCACTCGGGCCAGTCAGTAATACGATCTCCCCCGCTTCGACCGAAAAACAGATGTCGAACAAGATTTGCTTTTGCAGTTCTCCATTGCCGAATGAGAAACAGAGGCTGTTTGCAACGATGGGAGTAGGATTCGACATCTAGAACACGTCTGCTGGTTGAGCGGAAGAGAGTTGTCTAATTGCAATCAGGCCTGATAGACCACACATCGATAAAGTCACGACAAACACTGTCACCGCACGATCAATAGTCATGATAATTGGCATTTGGATCGCATCTGTAGCGACCGAATAAATACCGAGAGCCATTAGAAAGCCTGGGACAAACCCAAAAATGGAAAAGATCACGGCTTGGCTGAGGACGATTCGAACCAGAAATGATTGTCGAAATCCCATCGCTTTCAGCGTTGCATAGTGAGGCAGATGGTTTGTGACCTCTGTGTACAGGATTTGGTAAACGACCACAAAACCGATGAAGAACCCAACAGCCGTACCCATACCAAAGATAAAGTCGAGAGGGGCGGTTTCTCTTAAGTAGGTTTCTTCGGCATCGACCAAATCTTGACAAGGCAAAACGCGGGCTTCTTTGCCGAGAAGCTCAGAGAGTGTACTGGCCACAGCCTGAGGGTCCGAATCACTTGTTAATCGGACCAAACCGATATCGATCGAGCCGGGGTTGCGATCAGGAAAAAGCCTGAGGAAATTTGCTGGAGATACATACAAATTGCCGTCCGTATTAATGGACACACCCACGGAAACGGAACCGACGACGTGGACTTCTCGATGATTGACCTCCGTGATCACGTTCCGACTTTTATCAAGTTCGTCAGCAACAGGACCATAGGTGGGTCGGCTTTGCCGGTCAAAACAAATGCGGTCAGCACGCTCAAGTATCTGCTGCATTGACTCGTAGCCGGGTAGATCCATCATTGGTCGGTCTGGATCGATTCCATACACGCTGATCGGAAACTCGATATCACTCCACGGATTGCGAAATACAGCGCGCCCAACATAGAGAGATTGCACCCGCTCGACCTCTGGATGTGCCATCACCCGGTAGAACATACTTCTTGGGACGGAAGAAGGTTGAAAAATTGTTTTCGTCCGCGGGCTGACGACAACGACATCTGCCGTCAGGCGTTTCGCGACCGCGATACTGCTATCGATGGCTCCGCGGCGAATACCCAGTTGCACTAACATCAGCATGACTGCAACAATCACGCCAGCGGAAGCCACGAGTAACTTGGTCTTATTGTGGCTGACTTGCTGCCACCCCACACGAAGACTCGCAGGCAGACGAACCATCAAGGTAGCCCCCTATCAACTGACAGATCTCTTGACCCTTCTGGCTTGATCACCACCTCGACTCTGGCATTCGAAAGCCGCGCGAGCGCCTGTACAATGTCAGGTTCCAAGTCGATGCGCACTTCAACTACGCGGGCATCCACATCGCTCACGGGATCGACAGAGAGAACGTCTTGGCGGCCGACGAGCTGCCCAATTTCAGCAATGGATCCCTTGAACCGTTGATTCATCGAGATGACACTCATTTCAGCGGACATGCCAACAGACAATTTAGCGATATCAGCCTCAAAAATTTCGGCTACGACTTGGAGATGTTCCATGTCTGCCAACTCTAGAATTCCTTGGTCGCCAATCGTCTCGCCCGCATGCGCGTGAAGCTTCAGCACTTTGCCATCAATAGGCGCAAAAACTTGAGTGGCTTCGAGTAAAGCTAATTGGAGTTGCAGTTCAGCTTCCGCTGTCTTTAGCTCGGCTTCTGATAGTGTGATATCGACCGCACGGACATTCTCCATGGCCGCTAATTCACTTGTAAACTGCTGAATGTTTAGGACCGCTTCGTCAAAACGCAGCTGAACCTTTTCAAGTTCATGAACGGTGATCGCCTTGGAATAATCAAGCCGCTTTGAACGTTCCAATTCCTTTCGAAGCGACTCCATCCGCGTGCGTACGAGCTTCAGTTCGGCACGCTTCGCGTCTATAGTCTCAGGCTCTTCGCCGGATTTGATTTTTTGGAGTCTCGCTAGAGCAGTTGCAACGTTTGCTTTCGCTACCGCAACTTCACTAGATCGTTGAGCAAATGTATCAAACGTGGCAAGCAACTGCCCCTTTTGTACGATATCTCCTGTATTAACGTGTAACTCCGTGATGACTGACGAGCGAGAACCACCCCAAGGGGAAATACGCCGAATGCGACTACGCGGTTCAATTCGACCGAGCGCACCAATCCATTTATCCTGTTCCTCGGAAAGAAAACGCGACTTTGCATTACCCGCAACGACACTTCGCAACTCACTCTTGTTTGAGCTAAGTGCAGCGATAGCGATTGTCGCGATAACAACGATTGCGAAGATGATGTTCCAGGACCGGCTTAGCTTCACTTTAGGCCCTCTTTCCGTCGTTTTGTTCGCTGAGTCGATTTTTTGCTCTTGGTCGATTGCTCTTTGCTGTCTTCTCGGGGTGACAGTCCCACGCGGCTTCGGAATTCATTGCCCACACGAGCGAATAGCTCGTCTTTTGGGTCGATTAACCCCAATAGCTGCCAAACCAGAAGACCGTCAATCGCGAGCCAAATCAGCATCTGCTCCAGACCAACAGACTCATCTTCGAGTAAACGATCGCGCAACTCTGTTCCCATTTCGGTAAGGGGGCCGATGCTGGTACTACGATCAGCAGCTAACGTGAGCATTGATAGCATAAATTTGAAAATGATCGATGGGTCAAGCTCCTGTTTCGTAGTTTCCAACTCCGCATCTGAAGGAAACATGCATGAAACAATTCCACGCGCCCAGCGCATTTCCGAATTGGGGTCAGACGCAATTCTGCCCAAGAGCATATGTTGGCCAACTTCTGCAAAATGCTGTAGCGTGCCGTGCATTAACTCTTCTTTTGTACCAAAATGATAAAGCAATCCACCTTTGCTGACTCCGGCTTCTGCAGCTACGGCATCCAAGCTCATCGAAGAGAATCCGTCCCTCGCGGCAACAGCGATTGCTGCTTCACAGATTTTGTTTCGAGATTCGCTAGCTTTGGACATAAATTCTCCTTGGA
This window encodes:
- a CDS encoding helix-turn-helix domain-containing protein produces the protein MLEYKSLYNSSIVSLSDYRCSACRGGPAEEEHSSDNKIVLMRHGVFCKHVGKRIVASDVNQATFFSKGSTYRVSHPADCGDRGTIFSVSPHVLNDMIHELDPSISDHPDRPFPFVTGPCDSRTFYQHRELVTVLESVQSYPPDSLWVDEKAMLLITDVLNAAFQRTGLPKKRHRPRTDADHIDLAEAAKSYVASRIGERVILDDVARAVNASPFHLTRVFRRRTGMPVHRYLICLRLRTSLEQLAAGASDLTALALDLGFSSHSHFTDTFRREFGCSPSDMRHTLTRKSLREMSKNLEA
- a CDS encoding glycoside hydrolase family 172 protein, with product MKLRATLWLLLLISTPAVCPVADASPPIRQTSTSWQLDLPDHPVSRRISLRSEFKGKQTFGTLIGPGCICRIWVTGNFISRKDILRIYFDGETIPSVEAPLPDFFGLMHNLTQPGKNYQINTPFLSVKPKLGMTCYLPMPFAKGARIEVESPEGSIVYMMVDWHDYPSQQLKEKMRFRARWRRESPVADFADDFIMLDAAGPGRLIGFVYAVDMLESRHKMRWSHGGADNIYIDGLGDQPSFLRGIGGEDTFGASHGGADYVPQTFLYSDMPYYIQKDAKGDRQKLVGYRFFAKDEVHFNKSLHIRFGARAHDISSTAYWYSEKPVRPYFKMPPIKQRLPQTKILRGEYDLPLPDCGSWWLAGPFTKVESLPMRDGKFDPKRSFLDRAWKKRDSIRGFVEFNHVLRPKASNANSPTLDGWAVAYCKLEAQSEMTAELRLAWDDHLILKLNDDPSVDLGSQPYIRARTLKVKLLKGTNKLQVWLSNQVGVTRGAWNFAFRATAPNGRIILPRSE
- a CDS encoding DUF1549 domain-containing protein — its product is MKYFYTMLFVLCGMSVCDADDVLTKPQSAVDFAHEVMPVLQKHCAKCHTGDQKKGGLSMNTRAELLAGGESGKVVVPGDAAKSHMIELLESSDDSVWMPPEGPRVSAKEIATLKKWVDQGAPWDTDITMGKSAWEPPLKPRLVTLPPPQNGRNHPIDRLLDADLTQRGQSPPQAVSDAAFLRRATLDAIGLLPTPEELQAFVADKSNHKREQWIDQLLANDIAYADHWLTTWNDLLRNDYTGTGFITGGRKQITPWLYAALRENKPYDVFVRELISPTTESAGFIDGIKWRGDVNASQTREIQFAQNVSQVFLGINMKCASCHDSFIDRWTLSEAYNLAAIYSDHPLELNHCDKPTGKMATPKWIFPELGDVNSKAPKTKRLQQLAVLMTHSDNGRFTRTLVNRIWAQLMGRGIVHPVDAMHTRPWNEDLLDYLAVQFAKDGYDLRKFIRFIMTSQAYQSQAVILEKEPGEDYVYAGPIAKRMTAEQLLDSIWQITGGNPAVAEAKVDRSEKSEVENSKSPSEILIPTPITAYWIWHSGEVGKKSLLRKKFKLNAASTGAKLMATCDNAFVMKINGAKVATSRSWKKPVYLDITQHLQVGENLIEVDAEMFGGAAGFICQIAYLDGVDQKEITSNKSWEARSPSGKWAAAEELNLHGKPPWGTVLDPKVNAGPPSLPASPVRAALVKNNFLMRSLGRPHRDQVVTTRPGELTTLQAIDLSNGDILAEYLQNGAKHLVGKDISSEELIVLLFRYALSREPSTAERTVLAEVVGDGRDPIAVEDLLWIVFMKPEFQMIR
- a CDS encoding DUF1501 domain-containing protein codes for the protein MMTLEEKISRRDLLKKLSAASLGALTMGAPRAWANTEAVKQPHAKADSCILIWLAGGMAAPDTFDPKRYLPFEKGLEVEKILSTFPAIDTAVDNIKITKGMEQIAKVMDRGTLIRSAVQPDLGHILHSRHQYHWHTGYVPPLTVAAPHIGAWMAKVLGPKNPVVPPFINIGQRLEGVGEKEELKAFTTAGFFGTEYGPMNLPYPKDAVRSVQPPKGMEPGRFANRYRHYRQLIDKNPNREWMSDYQQESMLRSMEAAHRLLQSKEKHAFDLTLEPKESREIYDTGRFGRGCLLARRLVESGARFVEVTTEYIPFIHWDTHENGHTTVKRLKQEIDRPIAQLVLDLEVKGLLDRTLVIIASEFSRDMMIEGVPGSNAKDQSRAKTEKLAEMKHYGLHRHFTGGTSVALFGGGVKKGFLYGKTADERPLLAIENPVSVEDLHATIFTAMGISPKTAYDVEKRPFFATKDGHGKPVTEIFA
- a CDS encoding alpha/beta hydrolase family protein, whose translation is MFKQFLAKGIAIAGIDVGESFGSPQGRKIYTTFFDYLVKKRGFRKKPCLLARSRGGLMLYSWAVEHPQSVSGIAGIYPVCNIKSYPGIARAAGAYGLTPTQFKLELSKHNPIDRLKSLAKARVPLFHIHGDNDKVVPLEANSAELASRYKDFGGPVEIEVVAGQGHNMWKGWFESQRLTDFATACALGQPLEKRKAAARLER
- a CDS encoding ATP-binding cassette domain-containing protein; this encodes MSNPTPIVANSLCFSFGNGELQKQILFDICFSVEAGEIVLLTGPSGSGKTTLLTLIGGLRQVQEGELTVLDHSLHQATESELVSLRKQIGFIFQQHNLLPFLTAAQNVELMLEMQGLVSSNEIVSRSAEALAVVGLSDRMRHEPSGLSGGQRQRVAIARALVGNPSLILADEPTAALDSKSGRSIVDLLKKLARERGVPILMVTHDSRVLDIADRIIEMEDGRIKDSSALSKASE
- the devC gene encoding ABC transporter permease DevC codes for the protein MVRLPASLRVGWQQVSHNKTKLLVASAGVIVAVMLMLVQLGIRRGAIDSSIAVAKRLTADVVVVSPRTKTIFQPSSVPRSMFYRVMAHPEVERVQSLYVGRAVFRNPWSDIEFPISVYGIDPDRPMMDLPGYESMQQILERADRICFDRQSRPTYGPVADELDKSRNVITEVNHREVHVVGSVSVGVSINTDGNLYVSPANFLRLFPDRNPGSIDIGLVRLTSDSDPQAVASTLSELLGKEARVLPCQDLVDAEETYLRETAPLDFIFGMGTAVGFFIGFVVVYQILYTEVTNHLPHYATLKAMGFRQSFLVRIVLSQAVIFSIFGFVPGFLMALGIYSVATDAIQMPIIMTIDRAVTVFVVTLSMCGLSGLIAIRQLSSAQPADVF
- a CDS encoding efflux RND transporter periplasmic adaptor subunit; translated protein: MKLSRSWNIIFAIVVIATIAIAALSSNKSELRSVVAGNAKSRFLSEEQDKWIGALGRIEPRSRIRRISPWGGSRSSVITELHVNTGDIVQKGQLLATFDTFAQRSSEVAVAKANVATALARLQKIKSGEEPETIDAKRAELKLVRTRMESLRKELERSKRLDYSKAITVHELEKVQLRFDEAVLNIQQFTSELAAMENVRAVDITLSEAELKTAEAELQLQLALLEATQVFAPIDGKVLKLHAHAGETIGDQGILELADMEHLQVVAEIFEADIAKLSVGMSAEMSVISMNQRFKGSIAEIGQLVGRQDVLSVDPVSDVDARVVEVRIDLEPDIVQALARLSNARVEVVIKPEGSRDLSVDRGLP